A window from Apostichopus japonicus isolate 1M-3 chromosome 2, ASM3797524v1, whole genome shotgun sequence encodes these proteins:
- the LOC139983601 gene encoding uncharacterized protein isoform X1: MAQPYSGVSNVSQCCEILKSNLNTQEAVAWKVKDLQAKLVIRDNAIKKYYVELNHLWEAVRRRSQQESEHEDRDESDDELDEDEFKENLEEIQKEKMVAVREVTSGMAHLRKEYTDTVFCPLTEAARHHSKFSSSPLRFDGIQIKLSNNASIISFKEGSEYYLKEYFPGETTYRIPVGYNKSKKEAKVPKKDFGNRQLSHIPDEDIDNKNSPILSQRKGNIANENIASCFEKWGKEKEKTMMIFTDLRIPDQNVHCPAGFVSTNGDFDVLVLCDEFILLCQVKGVDTISGDSNKSSKLKEAWEQSNKDLLRFGEATRDLSFIFNLPMHTAIAVPNLNSGNLEALGVCKYHCRFILCKCDMEPFSKFDVWISNIINPNNRELTKISEEDYQTLCARFVGLISKVPIPTERQMIIDTDEIVNPKYYVNCKRKLYAILTPDQHQIVHADKKLAIIRGEFGTGKSLVLLAKVLRILEDANNTSQPMIISLASIGNDGHCYHKTKFEVVHHLKGIITLPPEKQDKIVFNFSDLISDYFRSNNLVRDEVGTLVTPELFCGILSSKINTAKQDVHFFFDEVPSCFLEKCESVFGEFVTNFPNSYMWLAIAPHSSKPTQPLHLKYEAVIDRLIKKGYDDARLNRSMRIPKNVFNLVRCMQENECPDLDAISCGHVIPGPKPLFFEVPKCICQHAKRKINFDDILRCKCIEQRFSVTIQNVMTKCELVGKDEPLHSSKCTILISTILGSKLTKPLIGLLRKACASLKIRLNINIVSLFAGDSRASDDKCDSPADIELRVFDQYTFMGCENALIIVIDPYSLFQCGKGNHWTHSMNVFTRTTSQHVHVYWPKDEGLAMWRGDLDSQDALTASRKYLTEEEKYARFEFTESGRKSTEDIVEKLVETNLIIKMPVSMDEETISVLQSDIKAMSFKG; the protein is encoded by the exons ATGGCTCAGCCTTATTCAGGTGTATCAAACGTATCTCAGTGTTGTGAAATACTCAAGTCAAACTTGAATACGCAAGAAGCAGTCGCATGGAAAG tcaagGATCTGCAAGCAAAGCTTGTCATCAGAGACAATGCCATCAAGAAATATTACGTGGAATTAAATCATTTATGGGAGGCAGTCCGGCGTCGTAGTCAG CAGGAATCCGAACACGAAGACAGAG ATGAGAGTGATGATGAGCTCGATGAAGACGAGTTCAAAGAAAACTTGGAGGAGATCCAAAAGGAGAAAATG gtTGCTGTAAGAGAAGTTACTTCTGGGATGGCTCATCTAAGAAAGGAATATACG GATACTGTATTTTGTCCGTTGACCGAAGCCGCTCGGCATCATTCGAAGTTTTCTTCCTCGCCTTTGCGTTTTGATGGCATTCAAATAAAGCTTAGCAATAATGCCTCTATAATATCGTTCAAGGAAGGGTCCGAATATTATTTGAAAGAATATTTTCCAGGTGAAACTACTTATCGCATACCTGTTGGTTATAACAAGAGcaaaaaagaagcaaaagttCCAAAAAAAGATTTTGGAAATCGCCAGCTTTCTCACATCCCCGACGAAGATATTGACAACAAAAACTCACCAATTCTAAGTCAAAGAAAAGGTAACATCGCTAACGAGAACATAGCAAGTTGCTTTGAGAAGTGGggtaaagaaaaagagaagacaATGATGATATTTACGGATTTGAGGATTCCAGACCAAAACGTTCATTGTCCTGCAGGTTTTGTAAGTACGAATGGGGATTTCGACGTTTTAGTCCTATGCGATGAATTTATCCTTCTCTGCCAAGTTAAGGGAGTAGATACAATCAGCGGGGATAGTAACAAGAGTAGTAAATTAAAAGAAGCTTGGGAGCAATCTAACAAAGATCTTCTTCGCTTTGGTGAAGCCACAAGAGAtttgtcgttcattttcaatctTCCGATGCACACCGCTATCGCCGTGCCGAATTTGAACTCCGGCAACCTGGAGGCGTTGGGTGTTTGCAAGTATCACTGCCGATTCATACTCTGTAAGTGTGATATGGAACCCTTTTCTAAGTTTGATGTTTGGATATCCAATATTATTAACCCAAACAACAGAGAACTTACAAAGATTTCGGAAGAAGACTATCAAACCCTATGTGCCAGATTTGTCGGTTTAATTTCAAAAGTACCAATACCCACGGAACGACAGATGATCATAGACACTGATGAGATCGTTAATCCAAAATACTACGTTAATTGCAAAAGAAAACTCTATGCAATCTTAACACCAGACCAACATCAGATAGTTCACGCTGACAAAAAATTAGCAATAATTCGCGGTGAATTTGGAACTGGTAAAAGCCTGGTTTTGTTGGCTAAAGTGTTGAGAATTTTGGAAGACGCGAACAATACATCTCAACCGATGATAATATCCCTGGCCAGCATCGGCAATGATGGACACTGCTATCACAAGACGAAGTTTGAAGTTGTACATCACCTTAAGGGAATAATTACTTTGCCCCCTGAGAAACAAGACAAAATTGTGTTCAATTTCAGCGACCTGATCAGCGATTACTTTCGTTCGAATAATTTGGTAAGAGATGAAGTAGGAACATTGGTTACTCCTGAGCTATTTTGCGGAATTTTATCGTCAAAGATCAACACAGCAAAACAGGACGTTCATTTTTTCTTCGATGAAGTTCCGTCGTGTTTTTTGGAGAAATGCGAGTCTGTATTTGGAGAATTCGTCACAAATTTTCCTAACAGTTATATGTGGTTGGCTATAGCCCCTCATTCGTCAAAACCAACACAACCACTTCATCTGAAGTATGAAGCTGTGATCGATAGGTTGATCAAAAAAGGTTATGATGATGCGCGGCTGAATAGGAGCATGCGTATTCCAAAGAATGTCTTCAACCTTGTTCGGTGTATGCAAGAGAACGAATGCCCTGACTTGGATGCCATTTCCTGTGGTCATGTTATTCCTGGTCCAAAACCGCTTTTCTTTGAGGTCCCGAAATGCATTTGCCAACATGCGAAAaggaaaattaattttgacGATATACTAAGGTGTAAATGCATCGAACAAAGATTTTCCGTCACTATTCAAAATGTGATGACGAAATGTGAATTAGTTGGTAAAGATGAACCACTTCATTCATCGAAATGTACTATTTTAATTAGCACTATCCTAGGTTCAAAACTTACAAAACCATTAATTGGCTTATTAAGAAAGGCATGTGCCTCGTTGAAAATAAGACTTAATATCAACATTGTTAGTTTGTTTGCTGGGGACTCACGGGCCTCTGACGACAAATGTGATAGTCCGGCTGACATTGAATTACGGGTGTTCGATCAGTATACATTCATGGGTTGCGAGAATGCTCTCATTATTGTCATTGATCCATACAGCTTGTTTCAGTGTGGTAAAGGAAATCATTGGACACACTCGATGAACGTCTTCACACGTACCACATCGCAGCACGTTCACGTCTATTGGCCCAAGGATGAAGGTCTTGCAATGTGGCGTGGAGATTTGGACTCCCAGGATGCTCTGACGGCAAGTCGCAAATATCtcacagaagaagaaaaatacgCTCGGTTTGAATTTACCGAAAGTGGACGAAAAAGCACAGAGGATATAGTCGAGAAGTTGGTCGAAACGAATCTAATCATCAAGATGCCTGTTTCAATGGACGAGGAAACAATTTCTGTGTTACAGAGTGATATTAAAGCAATGAGTTTCAAAGGATGA
- the LOC139983601 gene encoding uncharacterized protein isoform X2, with translation MAQPYSGVSNVSQCCEILKSNLNTQEAVAWKVKDLQAKLVIRDNAIKKYYVELNHLWEAVRRRSQESEHEDRDESDDELDEDEFKENLEEIQKEKMVAVREVTSGMAHLRKEYTDTVFCPLTEAARHHSKFSSSPLRFDGIQIKLSNNASIISFKEGSEYYLKEYFPGETTYRIPVGYNKSKKEAKVPKKDFGNRQLSHIPDEDIDNKNSPILSQRKGNIANENIASCFEKWGKEKEKTMMIFTDLRIPDQNVHCPAGFVSTNGDFDVLVLCDEFILLCQVKGVDTISGDSNKSSKLKEAWEQSNKDLLRFGEATRDLSFIFNLPMHTAIAVPNLNSGNLEALGVCKYHCRFILCKCDMEPFSKFDVWISNIINPNNRELTKISEEDYQTLCARFVGLISKVPIPTERQMIIDTDEIVNPKYYVNCKRKLYAILTPDQHQIVHADKKLAIIRGEFGTGKSLVLLAKVLRILEDANNTSQPMIISLASIGNDGHCYHKTKFEVVHHLKGIITLPPEKQDKIVFNFSDLISDYFRSNNLVRDEVGTLVTPELFCGILSSKINTAKQDVHFFFDEVPSCFLEKCESVFGEFVTNFPNSYMWLAIAPHSSKPTQPLHLKYEAVIDRLIKKGYDDARLNRSMRIPKNVFNLVRCMQENECPDLDAISCGHVIPGPKPLFFEVPKCICQHAKRKINFDDILRCKCIEQRFSVTIQNVMTKCELVGKDEPLHSSKCTILISTILGSKLTKPLIGLLRKACASLKIRLNINIVSLFAGDSRASDDKCDSPADIELRVFDQYTFMGCENALIIVIDPYSLFQCGKGNHWTHSMNVFTRTTSQHVHVYWPKDEGLAMWRGDLDSQDALTASRKYLTEEEKYARFEFTESGRKSTEDIVEKLVETNLIIKMPVSMDEETISVLQSDIKAMSFKG, from the exons ATGGCTCAGCCTTATTCAGGTGTATCAAACGTATCTCAGTGTTGTGAAATACTCAAGTCAAACTTGAATACGCAAGAAGCAGTCGCATGGAAAG tcaagGATCTGCAAGCAAAGCTTGTCATCAGAGACAATGCCATCAAGAAATATTACGTGGAATTAAATCATTTATGGGAGGCAGTCCGGCGTCGTAGTCAG GAATCCGAACACGAAGACAGAG ATGAGAGTGATGATGAGCTCGATGAAGACGAGTTCAAAGAAAACTTGGAGGAGATCCAAAAGGAGAAAATG gtTGCTGTAAGAGAAGTTACTTCTGGGATGGCTCATCTAAGAAAGGAATATACG GATACTGTATTTTGTCCGTTGACCGAAGCCGCTCGGCATCATTCGAAGTTTTCTTCCTCGCCTTTGCGTTTTGATGGCATTCAAATAAAGCTTAGCAATAATGCCTCTATAATATCGTTCAAGGAAGGGTCCGAATATTATTTGAAAGAATATTTTCCAGGTGAAACTACTTATCGCATACCTGTTGGTTATAACAAGAGcaaaaaagaagcaaaagttCCAAAAAAAGATTTTGGAAATCGCCAGCTTTCTCACATCCCCGACGAAGATATTGACAACAAAAACTCACCAATTCTAAGTCAAAGAAAAGGTAACATCGCTAACGAGAACATAGCAAGTTGCTTTGAGAAGTGGggtaaagaaaaagagaagacaATGATGATATTTACGGATTTGAGGATTCCAGACCAAAACGTTCATTGTCCTGCAGGTTTTGTAAGTACGAATGGGGATTTCGACGTTTTAGTCCTATGCGATGAATTTATCCTTCTCTGCCAAGTTAAGGGAGTAGATACAATCAGCGGGGATAGTAACAAGAGTAGTAAATTAAAAGAAGCTTGGGAGCAATCTAACAAAGATCTTCTTCGCTTTGGTGAAGCCACAAGAGAtttgtcgttcattttcaatctTCCGATGCACACCGCTATCGCCGTGCCGAATTTGAACTCCGGCAACCTGGAGGCGTTGGGTGTTTGCAAGTATCACTGCCGATTCATACTCTGTAAGTGTGATATGGAACCCTTTTCTAAGTTTGATGTTTGGATATCCAATATTATTAACCCAAACAACAGAGAACTTACAAAGATTTCGGAAGAAGACTATCAAACCCTATGTGCCAGATTTGTCGGTTTAATTTCAAAAGTACCAATACCCACGGAACGACAGATGATCATAGACACTGATGAGATCGTTAATCCAAAATACTACGTTAATTGCAAAAGAAAACTCTATGCAATCTTAACACCAGACCAACATCAGATAGTTCACGCTGACAAAAAATTAGCAATAATTCGCGGTGAATTTGGAACTGGTAAAAGCCTGGTTTTGTTGGCTAAAGTGTTGAGAATTTTGGAAGACGCGAACAATACATCTCAACCGATGATAATATCCCTGGCCAGCATCGGCAATGATGGACACTGCTATCACAAGACGAAGTTTGAAGTTGTACATCACCTTAAGGGAATAATTACTTTGCCCCCTGAGAAACAAGACAAAATTGTGTTCAATTTCAGCGACCTGATCAGCGATTACTTTCGTTCGAATAATTTGGTAAGAGATGAAGTAGGAACATTGGTTACTCCTGAGCTATTTTGCGGAATTTTATCGTCAAAGATCAACACAGCAAAACAGGACGTTCATTTTTTCTTCGATGAAGTTCCGTCGTGTTTTTTGGAGAAATGCGAGTCTGTATTTGGAGAATTCGTCACAAATTTTCCTAACAGTTATATGTGGTTGGCTATAGCCCCTCATTCGTCAAAACCAACACAACCACTTCATCTGAAGTATGAAGCTGTGATCGATAGGTTGATCAAAAAAGGTTATGATGATGCGCGGCTGAATAGGAGCATGCGTATTCCAAAGAATGTCTTCAACCTTGTTCGGTGTATGCAAGAGAACGAATGCCCTGACTTGGATGCCATTTCCTGTGGTCATGTTATTCCTGGTCCAAAACCGCTTTTCTTTGAGGTCCCGAAATGCATTTGCCAACATGCGAAAaggaaaattaattttgacGATATACTAAGGTGTAAATGCATCGAACAAAGATTTTCCGTCACTATTCAAAATGTGATGACGAAATGTGAATTAGTTGGTAAAGATGAACCACTTCATTCATCGAAATGTACTATTTTAATTAGCACTATCCTAGGTTCAAAACTTACAAAACCATTAATTGGCTTATTAAGAAAGGCATGTGCCTCGTTGAAAATAAGACTTAATATCAACATTGTTAGTTTGTTTGCTGGGGACTCACGGGCCTCTGACGACAAATGTGATAGTCCGGCTGACATTGAATTACGGGTGTTCGATCAGTATACATTCATGGGTTGCGAGAATGCTCTCATTATTGTCATTGATCCATACAGCTTGTTTCAGTGTGGTAAAGGAAATCATTGGACACACTCGATGAACGTCTTCACACGTACCACATCGCAGCACGTTCACGTCTATTGGCCCAAGGATGAAGGTCTTGCAATGTGGCGTGGAGATTTGGACTCCCAGGATGCTCTGACGGCAAGTCGCAAATATCtcacagaagaagaaaaatacgCTCGGTTTGAATTTACCGAAAGTGGACGAAAAAGCACAGAGGATATAGTCGAGAAGTTGGTCGAAACGAATCTAATCATCAAGATGCCTGTTTCAATGGACGAGGAAACAATTTCTGTGTTACAGAGTGATATTAAAGCAATGAGTTTCAAAGGATGA